In Leclercia sp. AS011, the sequence GCAGGGTTCTGTGACAGAGTTTCTAAAACCGCGCCTGGTAGATATCGAGCAAGTGAGTTCGACGCACGCCAAGGTGACCCTTGAGCCTTTAGAGCGTGGCTTTGGCCACACTCTGGGTAACGCACTGCGCCGTATTCTGCTCTCATCGATGCCGGGTTGCGCGGTGACCGAGGTTGAGATTGATGGTGTACTTCATGAGTACAGCACCAAAGAAGGCGTTCAGGAAGATATCCTTGAAATCCTGCTCAACCTGAAAGGGCTGGCGGTGAGAGTTCAGGGTAAAGATGAAGTTATTCTTACTCTGAATAAATCTGGCATTGGCCCTGTGACTGCAGCCGATATCACCCACGACGGTGATGTCGAAATCGTCAAGCCGCAGCACGTGATCTGCCACCTGACCGATGAGAACGCAGCTATTAGCATGCGTATCAAAGTTCAGCGCGGTCGTGGTTATGTGCCGGCTTCTGCCCGAATTCATTCGGAAGAAGATGAGCGCCCAATCGGCCGTCTGCTGGTCGACGCATGCTACAGCCCTGTAGAGCGTATTGCCTACAATGTTGAAGCAGCGCGTGTAGAACAGCGTACCGACCTGGACAAGCTGGTCATCGAAATGGAAACCAACGGCACAATCGATCCTGAAGAGGCGATTCGTCGTGCGGCAACCATCCTGGCAGAACAACTGGAAGCTTTCGTTGACTTACGTGATGTACGTCAGCCGGAAGTAAAAGAAGAGAAACCAGAATTCGATCCGATCCTGCTGCGCCCTGTTGACGATCTGGAATTGACTGTCCGCTCTGCTAACTGCCTCAAGGCAGAAGCTATCCACTATATCGGTGATCTGGTACAGCGTACCGAGGTTGAGTTGCTGAAAACGCCGAACCTGGGTAAAAAATCTCTTACCGAGATTAAAGACGTGCTGGCTTCACGTGGTCTGTCTCTGGGCATGCGCCTGGAAAACTGGCCACCGGCAAGCATTGCTGACGAGTAACCGGATCACAGGTTAAGGTTTTACTGAGAAGGATAAGGTCATGCGCCATCGTAAGAGTGGTCGTCAACTGAACCGCAACAGCAGCCATCGCCAGGCTATGTTCCGCAACATGGCAGGTTCACTGGTTCGTCATGAAATCATCAAGACGACCCTGCCTAAAGCGAAAGAGCTGCGTCGCGTAGTTGAGCCGCTGATTACTCTTGCCAAGACTGACAGCGTTGCTAATCGTCGTCTGGCATTCGCCCGTACTCGTGATAACGAGATCGTGGCAAAACTGTTTAACGAACTGGGCCCGCGTTTCGCGAGCCGTGCCGGTGGTTACACTCGTATTCTGAAGTGTGGCTTCCGTGCAGGCGACAACGCGCCGATGGCTTACATCGAGCTGGTTGATCGTTCAGAGAAAGCAGAAGCTGCTGCAGAGTAATCTGCAGTAACGTAAAAAAACCCGCCCCGGCGGGTTTTTTTATATCTGCTAAATCCCCACTTTTCTACAATAGTCATATTCTTTTCAATCTTTGCGGAGTTTTGCTATGTGGTTACTCGACCAATGGGCAGAACGACACATTCTTGATGCCCAACGTCAGGGTGAGTTTGATAACCTACCCGGAAGTGGTCACCCGCTAATCCTGGACGATGATTCCCATGTTCCTGCTGAGCTGCGAGCGGGCTATCGGATGTTGAAAAATGCAGGTTGTCTGCCACCAGAGCTTGAACAGCGTAAACAGGCGGTTGAGCTTACTCAATTACTCTCTACGGTCACGCAGGGCTCTAATGAGCACAAGGAATACAGCCGTCGTCTCGCACTTCTTGAGCTTAAGCTTCGACAGGCGGGTGTGAACACAAATTTCCTGCACGGTGACTATGCTGATCGGCTAGCGCAAAAAATGAATGAGGACGAGTAATGTATCGTATTGGTGAGATTGCGAAGCTGGCTGACGTCACGCCAGATACCATTCGTTATTACGAAAAGCAGCAGATGATGGAGCATGAGGTTCGTACTGAAGGTGGCTTTCGGCTGTATACCGATAAGGATCTGCAGCGTCTGAAATTTATCCGCCATGCCCGGCAGCTGGGATTTACGCTGGAATCGATCCGCGAACTGCTGTCGATCCGTATCGATCCTGAACATCATACCTGCCAGGAATCAAAAAGCATCGTGCAGGCGAGGCTGAGTGAAGTCGAAGCGCGTATTGAAGAGTTACAAACTATGCGTCTGTCTCTGCAGCGGCTGAACGATGCCTGCTGTGGAACGGCACACAGCAGCGTTTACTGCTCCATCCTTGAAACCCTCGAACAAGGGGCAAATGGAGAAACTCGCGGCTATTGATTTTATTGTCAACGGATTCTACACTCGCGTGGATCTATTATATACCGGAGAAATTATGAGCCACTATCAGCATAAGAAAGGTCAGATCAAGGATAACGCTATCGAAGCATTATTACATGATCCTTTATTCAGGCAGCGGATTGAAAAGAATAAGAAAGGGAAAGGAAGTTATCTGCGTAAAACTAAACATGCAAAACGGGGTAACTGGGAGGCCAGTGGCAAGCAAGCAAATCGCTTTCTTACCACTGGCCTTCTTGCTTTCAGAGGCTTACAAAGTGCGGTTGTTCTGCGCTTTCAGTAAGTCACGAATTTCTGTCAGCAACACTTCTTCTTTCGATGGGGCTGGCGGTGCAGCCGGTTCTTCTTTTTTCTTACGGTTCAGTCGGTTGATGAGCTTAATAGCCATGAAGATGGCGAAAGCAACGATCACAAAATCAAATACGTTTTGAATAAACA encodes:
- the zntR gene encoding Zn(2+)-responsive transcriptional regulator, producing MYRIGEIAKLADVTPDTIRYYEKQQMMEHEVRTEGGFRLYTDKDLQRLKFIRHARQLGFTLESIRELLSIRIDPEHHTCQESKSIVQARLSEVEARIEELQTMRLSLQRLNDACCGTAHSSVYCSILETLEQGANGETRGY
- a CDS encoding alternative ribosome-rescue factor A; amino-acid sequence: MSHYQHKKGQIKDNAIEALLHDPLFRQRIEKNKKGKGSYLRKTKHAKRGNWEASGKQANRFLTTGLLAFRGLQSAVVLRFQ
- the rplQ gene encoding 50S ribosomal protein L17: MRHRKSGRQLNRNSSHRQAMFRNMAGSLVRHEIIKTTLPKAKELRRVVEPLITLAKTDSVANRRLAFARTRDNEIVAKLFNELGPRFASRAGGYTRILKCGFRAGDNAPMAYIELVDRSEKAEAAAE
- a CDS encoding DUF1992 domain-containing protein; protein product: MWLLDQWAERHILDAQRQGEFDNLPGSGHPLILDDDSHVPAELRAGYRMLKNAGCLPPELEQRKQAVELTQLLSTVTQGSNEHKEYSRRLALLELKLRQAGVNTNFLHGDYADRLAQKMNEDE
- a CDS encoding DNA-directed RNA polymerase subunit alpha, with amino-acid sequence MQGSVTEFLKPRLVDIEQVSSTHAKVTLEPLERGFGHTLGNALRRILLSSMPGCAVTEVEIDGVLHEYSTKEGVQEDILEILLNLKGLAVRVQGKDEVILTLNKSGIGPVTAADITHDGDVEIVKPQHVICHLTDENAAISMRIKVQRGRGYVPASARIHSEEDERPIGRLLVDACYSPVERIAYNVEAARVEQRTDLDKLVIEMETNGTIDPEEAIRRAATILAEQLEAFVDLRDVRQPEVKEEKPEFDPILLRPVDDLELTVRSANCLKAEAIHYIGDLVQRTEVELLKTPNLGKKSLTEIKDVLASRGLSLGMRLENWPPASIADE